Proteins encoded in a region of the Streptomyces sp. NBC_01471 genome:
- a CDS encoding TetR/AcrR family transcriptional regulator, which yields MSSSEPAPPGTQATPPAGAARPARADARRNREKLLAAARAAFTAADDTVALEAIAREAGVGIGTLYRHFPTREALVEAVYAAELDHVTDDAAALLTELPPEAALRAWMDRYAAFVATKRGMIDTLRAGWASGSMATPTTRERITAALAAILAGGAQTGAFRADVDPEDVTALLLGVFLSTTASNSPEQIGRLLDLIVDALRPLDARPA from the coding sequence TTGTCTTCCTCCGAACCGGCCCCGCCCGGCACCCAGGCAACCCCGCCCGCCGGGGCGGCACGCCCGGCCCGCGCCGACGCGCGGCGGAACCGTGAAAAACTCCTCGCGGCCGCACGGGCCGCCTTCACGGCCGCCGACGACACGGTCGCGCTCGAAGCCATCGCCCGCGAGGCCGGGGTCGGCATCGGCACGCTCTACCGCCACTTCCCCACCCGCGAGGCGCTCGTCGAGGCCGTTTACGCCGCCGAACTCGACCACGTCACGGACGACGCCGCCGCCCTGCTCACCGAACTCCCGCCCGAGGCGGCTCTCCGTGCGTGGATGGACCGGTACGCGGCGTTCGTCGCGACGAAGCGCGGAATGATCGACACGCTCCGCGCCGGCTGGGCGTCGGGAAGCATGGCGACACCGACCACGCGGGAGCGCATCACGGCCGCCCTCGCGGCGATCCTCGCGGGAGGGGCTCAGACAGGTGCGTTCCGCGCGGATGTCGACCCCGAGGACGTCACCGCCCTGCTCCTCGGCGTCTTCCTCTCCACGACGGCCAGCAACAGCCCGGAACAGATCGGGCGGCTCCTCGACCTCATCGTCGACGCACTGCGCCCACTCGACGCCCGGCCCGCCTGA
- a CDS encoding carbohydrate ABC transporter permease, with protein MSSITSIIRPRPGGTRGSSAAPTVNGAQLFNRLCAVCLTLFALIWLVPFAWALITSLRPDGSITAKPTSPFAGGWSLHAYAYAWDTYPIGSWYLNSLVIGVLAVVFTVAFCSMAGFALAFLRFPGRNAVLALVTAGLMLPTEALILPQFIEYRSLHLLGTYWALVLPSVAAPVSVFIFQAFFKGIPVPLIEAARIDGASWWRVYWTICMPICRPAVSTVSILTFINSWNAFLWPLLVLNQTTSQTIPVGLASLVNNSNIQYAEVMASSVLGFLPLIAVFLVFQRRIVQGVATTGIK; from the coding sequence TTGAGCAGCATCACCAGCATCATCCGGCCGCGGCCGGGCGGCACGCGGGGCTCGTCCGCGGCGCCCACTGTCAACGGGGCGCAACTCTTCAACCGGCTCTGCGCCGTCTGTCTCACCCTGTTCGCACTGATCTGGCTGGTCCCGTTCGCGTGGGCGCTCATCACCTCGCTCCGCCCGGACGGCTCGATCACCGCGAAGCCGACGTCGCCCTTCGCCGGCGGCTGGTCCCTGCACGCGTACGCGTACGCCTGGGACACCTATCCGATCGGCTCCTGGTACCTCAACAGCCTGGTCATCGGGGTCCTCGCGGTGGTCTTCACCGTGGCCTTCTGCTCGATGGCGGGCTTCGCCCTGGCCTTCCTCCGCTTTCCCGGCCGCAATGCCGTCCTGGCGCTGGTCACGGCGGGGCTGATGCTGCCCACCGAGGCGCTGATCCTGCCGCAGTTCATCGAGTACCGGTCGCTGCATCTGCTCGGCACGTACTGGGCGCTGGTCCTGCCGTCGGTGGCCGCGCCGGTGTCGGTCTTCATCTTCCAGGCGTTCTTCAAGGGCATTCCGGTACCGCTGATCGAGGCGGCACGCATCGACGGGGCGAGCTGGTGGCGGGTCTACTGGACCATCTGCATGCCGATCTGCCGCCCGGCGGTCTCGACGGTGTCGATCCTGACGTTCATCAACTCGTGGAACGCGTTCCTGTGGCCGCTGCTGGTGCTGAACCAGACCACGTCGCAGACGATCCCGGTGGGTCTGGCGTCCCTGGTGAACAACAGCAACATCCAGTACGCGGAGGTCATGGCGTCCTCGGTGCTCGGATTCCTGCCGCTGATCGCGGTGTTCCTGGTCTTCCAGCGGCGGATCGTGCAGGGCGTGGCGACCACCGGGATCAAGTGA
- a CDS encoding aldo/keto reductase — MTSTGSSSPSTPSPGTTATGTTATGVPRPGGPGLLAGRTVSRIGYGAMQLERLRGDRAAAAAILRRAVELGTDHIDTAQFYGDGFANEAIREAIRPEDGVLVVSKVGATPDSGGPVPLRLAQRPEELRASVEDNLTSLGLDQIPLVNLRRTDSGPGLRAEGDQVVDLDDQMAVMVAMRDEGKIGAIGLSSVSLDVLCRGIPAGIACVQNAYSLVARDNEDMLDLCVAEGIAWVPYFPLGSAFPGMPKVAEEPAVVAAAQALGSTPSQVGLSWLLHHAPNVLLIPGTANAGHLQANAAAGAIVLDEATLAALDAVPHRPGDIALG, encoded by the coding sequence ATGACCTCCACAGGCAGCTCTTCTCCCAGCACCCCCTCTCCCGGCACCACGGCCACCGGCACCACGGCCACCGGCGTCCCGCGCCCCGGAGGCCCCGGCCTGCTCGCCGGCCGCACCGTCTCACGCATCGGCTATGGCGCGATGCAACTGGAGCGTCTGCGGGGCGATCGCGCCGCAGCTGCCGCCATCCTGCGGCGCGCGGTCGAACTCGGCACCGACCACATCGACACGGCCCAGTTCTACGGAGACGGTTTCGCCAATGAAGCCATCCGTGAGGCGATCCGCCCCGAGGACGGGGTCCTCGTCGTCAGCAAGGTCGGCGCCACCCCTGACTCCGGAGGGCCCGTGCCGCTCCGTCTCGCGCAGCGGCCCGAAGAACTGCGGGCGAGCGTCGAGGACAACCTCACGAGCCTCGGCCTCGACCAGATCCCGCTGGTGAATCTCCGCCGCACCGACTCCGGACCCGGTCTGCGGGCCGAGGGCGACCAGGTGGTCGACCTCGACGACCAGATGGCGGTCATGGTCGCGATGCGCGACGAGGGAAAGATCGGCGCGATCGGACTCAGCAGCGTGAGCCTGGACGTCCTGTGCCGGGGCATCCCGGCGGGCATCGCCTGTGTGCAGAACGCCTACAGCCTGGTGGCACGCGACAACGAGGACATGCTTGACCTCTGTGTCGCCGAGGGCATCGCCTGGGTGCCGTACTTCCCGCTCGGCAGCGCGTTTCCCGGTATGCCGAAGGTGGCCGAGGAGCCGGCTGTCGTGGCCGCGGCGCAGGCCCTGGGCAGTACCCCTTCGCAGGTCGGTCTCTCCTGGCTGCTCCACCACGCCCCGAACGTCCTCCTCATCCCGGGCACCGCGAACGCGGGGCACCTTCAGGCGAACGCCGCCGCAGGGGCGATCGTGCTCGACGAGGCGACGCTCGCCGCCCTGGACGCCGTCCCGCACCGGCCGGGAGACATCGCGCTCGGGTGA
- a CDS encoding WhiB family transcriptional regulator — translation MDPSLLTLPSDTWTRSAACLGLPPEAVFARRPVEAAAALTACARCPVAQQCEETVAPASSWFDGVCAGRLWRNGRTVALTPRPRRRAPA, via the coding sequence ATGGATCCGTCCCTGCTCACCCTCCCCTCGGACACCTGGACCAGATCGGCCGCCTGCCTGGGGCTACCCCCGGAGGCGGTCTTCGCCCGGCGTCCGGTCGAGGCGGCGGCCGCCCTCACGGCCTGTGCCCGCTGCCCGGTCGCCCAGCAGTGTGAGGAGACGGTGGCACCGGCGTCCAGCTGGTTCGACGGGGTGTGCGCGGGGCGCCTCTGGCGCAACGGCCGGACCGTCGCCCTGACACCCCGCCCGCGACGACGCGCCCCCGCCTGA
- a CDS encoding helix-turn-helix transcriptional regulator — protein sequence MTANELDQFTAWIEDVIRRRGYDIDSPRGGGKSRLADEAGVHRAAITRLLQRQSMPDLETMRRLAHALDIPVREMLIRSGRLTEDELPLPPVHDDLERRSAGAKRLTLEEAAAALGVPPEQREMFLRVAGQFLPGEPVERDLPARRARRG from the coding sequence GTGACCGCCAATGAACTGGACCAGTTCACGGCCTGGATCGAGGATGTGATCCGTCGGCGTGGATACGACATCGACAGTCCGCGTGGCGGTGGTAAATCACGCCTGGCCGACGAGGCGGGCGTGCACCGTGCCGCCATCACACGGCTGTTGCAACGGCAGAGCATGCCTGATCTGGAGACGATGCGCCGGCTCGCGCACGCTCTGGACATTCCTGTGCGGGAGATGCTGATCCGCTCCGGGCGGCTCACGGAGGACGAGTTGCCGCTGCCGCCGGTCCACGACGATCTGGAGCGCCGGTCCGCCGGCGCCAAGCGGCTCACCCTGGAGGAAGCCGCAGCCGCTCTCGGGGTTCCGCCCGAGCAGCGCGAGATGTTCCTGCGGGTGGCGGGGCAGTTCCTGCCCGGCGAACCGGTGGAGCGGGACCTTCCCGCCCGGCGGGCCCGGAGGGGCTGA